The DNA sequence GAGCGAGGCGCTGACCAGGGTGGTCACTCCGAGGTAACCACGATCACCTTGCAGTAACCGGGTGCTCCACGTCGATCCTTTCGACCGTGACCGACCGACCCTGCACAAAGCGACAAACGCTGCGGCGCTCCGTACGCCAGCATTTGTGTATGAACCCTCGATCCCGCCGAGTTCCGAGTCGTCTCCTGGAACATCATGCAAGGCGGCGGGCCCCGCAAACAACGACTGACCGACCAGGTCGTCGCCTGGAACACCGACGTCGCTGTGCTCACCGAATACCGCCACGCCAACAGCAACGACCTCTCGACGATGCTGTCGAACGCAGGGCTCCCCCATCATCTGGCCGGCGAGGACACCACCGGCGGGTACGCGGGCGCTCTCATCGCCAGTCGCTTCCCGCTGACGCAGGGCAACGTCGTCCTCGATCACCCCGATGGACCTGCTCGTTGGCTCCACGCAAAGATCCCTCACATCGGCTGGAATGTCGTGGCCTGCTTCATCCCCGGATCGAGCGGACCCACTGGCAAGCAGCGCAAGGATGCCTTCTGGGACGCCGTGCTCGACAGCGCCACCCAGCTTGCCGACGAACCGACCGTGATCACCGGCGACTTCAACACCGGTCGCCACCTCATCGACGAAGACGGCAGGACCTTCCATTCCGCCGACCGATTCGAAGCGATCCTCGATGCAGGCTGGGTCGACGGCTTTCGATCGCTCCACGGCGATATCAAGGCGCCCTCCTGGTGGAGCCCCGGCTACAACAACGGCTTCCGCCTCGACCACGCACTTATCTCGGCCGGAGCACCGACCCCCACTGCCTGCCGCTACGAAACCACAGACGCCAGCGGCAACACCATCTGCGGACCGGCCAAGGGCCGCCTCTCCGACCACGCCGCAATGATCATCGACGTTCCGAATCTCAACCGCCCTTAGCGTCTTCGGTGCTGCCGGCCAGGGCTGGGAACTGCCAGCTGTAGCCGATCGACCCAAATGGGAAAACGCAACTCAGCGACCGAACAGTCCTTGGAGAGTTCACCGAGCAACTCGTCGGCGTGAAGATCTCCCCGCTCCGCGCGTTGAGGCTTCTCTTCTGCGGCTGTCGTAGTCGCACGGCACGCAACTCAACACCAGTAGTCGCTAGGACCGGCCGCCATCAGCGCTATCGCTCGCACGCGTGTGAGCGTGAAGCTGAGACCGCAAGCTCGCAACTGCCGCCGAGGCGTACAAAGGCAGAGCGAGTCGTCCGAATCACCTGCGTGTAGCGTCTTCGCTAGTTGCTGACGGCAGAGGGGAGAGATGTGCAAGGTCAAGTCCTCAATCCGGAAAGCTTCGTTTGGGCCCTGGGCAAGCTCCGTGGTCCGGATGTCTCATACGTCGTGACCAGAAGCGCTGGCTGGGAGGAGTTCCTGGCGCCAGACTACGCAACCGATGTCGTCCTGCTCGGCGATGACTACCTTGCGTCCGTTCGTACCGCCACGTTCGCCCTGGAGCAATCGTGGGCGGCGGAAGGACTACCTCGCGCCCTCGAGGCAATCCGTCCGACGTGGCGCTACATCGCCTTCAGTCTCGCGGCCATCGAAGGTCGTCTTCGCCTCCCCGAGGAGGTTTTGCTGACAAATCGTGAGGTCTGGCAGGAGCTTATTACTGGAGCTGAACCAGAGAACGCAGCCTCACGCCCTGTGGAGCAGCTGGCTCAACTAACCGTCTTGCCGGTGGACCGAGCCATCGTGGATTGCATTCC is a window from the Acidimicrobiales bacterium genome containing:
- a CDS encoding endonuclease/exonuclease/phosphatase family protein — its product is MMQGGGPRKQRLTDQVVAWNTDVAVLTEYRHANSNDLSTMLSNAGLPHHLAGEDTTGGYAGALIASRFPLTQGNVVLDHPDGPARWLHAKIPHIGWNVVACFIPGSSGPTGKQRKDAFWDAVLDSATQLADEPTVITGDFNTGRHLIDEDGRTFHSADRFEAILDAGWVDGFRSLHGDIKAPSWWSPGYNNGFRLDHALISAGAPTPTACRYETTDASGNTICGPAKGRLSDHAAMIIDVPNLNRP